The following coding sequences are from one Crassostrea angulata isolate pt1a10 unplaced genomic scaffold, ASM2561291v2 HiC_scaffold_168, whole genome shotgun sequence window:
- the LOC128169666 gene encoding uncharacterized protein LOC128169666 — translation MQLQYRTAIEEKFQKHISEVYKKLRGLPLSVAVDVRFDSSGFCASRSTAVFMDSNTKAIIHMEVGDSREVDRHSSKMERLLIDRGLQHLLTTSPLVIWEIISDASRNIISLMKSEPYKHLQHILDIWHKAKKLTTSLSYIAKKPGCRGLLQWIRPIVNHFWWCCSTWKGSVEHLLKRWMGILYQINNKHVWAGGRCRHSEEHETKCSNWLQRDTVVFKNRRMLVTNRDWCGSMTFYTNCRQTWAVENFFSHTLLHYCPKQKSYGYDAYHIRNMLAIMDNNNHLGRMPLVGQDGEVYAKGQVFRRSKQWVAYEEKALKDFKYIPELMAACMRATHGVSETKFRKSRKSISLDSIAKNLSGNP, via the exons ATGCAACTTCAGTATAGG ACTGCAATAGAGGAGAAGTTCCAGAAGCACATTTCAGAGGTGTACAAGAAGTTGAGAGGTTTACCACTTAGTGTGGCTGTAGATGTACGATTTGACTCATCtg GATTTTGTGCAAGTAGATCAACTGCAGTATTTATGGATTCTAACACCAAGGCCATAATACACATGGAAGTAGGCGATTCCAGGGAAGTTGACAGGCACAGTTCCAAGATGGAAAGGCTTCTCATTGACAGAGGACTACAACATCTACTCACTACCTCTCCTCTTGTTATATGGGAAATCATTTCTGATGCTAGCAGAAACATAATTTCTTTGATGA AATCAGAACCATACAAGCACCTGCAGCACATCTTGGACATTTGGCATAAGGCCAAAAAGCTCACAACATCTCTTTCTTATATTGCCAAGAAACCAGGATGCAGAGGACTGTTGCAATGGATACGGCCTATTGTGAATCATTTTTGGTGGTGCTGCAGTACTTGGAAAGGCAGTGTCGAGCATCTGTTGAAGAGGTGGATGGGAATCCTGTACCAAATCAACAATAAACATGTGTGGGCAGGTGGACG TTGTCGACATTCTGAGGAACACGAGACCAAATGCAGCAATTGGCTCCAGAGAGACACGGTGGTTTTCAAGAATCGACG GATGTTGGTAACAAACAGAGATTGGTGTGGAAGCATGACATTTTACACCAACTGTCGACAAACCTGGGCTGTGGAAAACTTTTTTAGCCATACACTCCTTCATTACTGTCCAAAACAGAAATCCTATGGTTATGACGCCTATCATATTAGGAACATGCTGGCTATCATGGACAACAACAACCATCTTGGAAGGATGCCATTAGTTGGACAGGATGGAGAAGTGTATGCTAAAGGCCAGGTTTTCAGGAGGAGCAAACAGTGGGTTGCATATGAGGAGAAAGCactaaaagattttaaatatattccaG AACTGATGGCTGCTTGCATGAGAGCAACACATGGTGTTTCTGAAACCAAGTTCAGAAAGAGTAGAAAATCCATATCTTTGGATTCAATTGCCAAGAATCTTTCTGGGAATCCGTAA